In Apium graveolens cultivar Ventura chromosome 10, ASM990537v1, whole genome shotgun sequence, the following are encoded in one genomic region:
- the LOC141693995 gene encoding zinc finger CCCH domain-containing protein 29-like, translated as MDTGFQEKKDKVLKNSSLLELAADNNLTAFVNEIEDKGCDLDDVSFWYGRKFGSKKMGFEERTPLMIAALYGSFEIVEYITGAGGVDVNRASSSDSATALHCAAAGGSEGAAKIVKFLIDSSADVNCVDVNGNKPGDFILKFSRKKELEILLTGCESGEEDARIEQVVEKKEYPVDVALPDINVGLYGTDDFRMYSFKVKPCSRAYSHDWTECPFVHPGENARRRDPKKFTYSCVPCPEFRKGSCVKGDNCEYAHGVFESWLHPAQYRTRLCKDETGCGRKVCFFAHRVEELRPLYASTGSAMPSPKSGMVGSMDMGSLSPRGIGGSATPMSPSVACSSPMGGNLWQNKVNLTPPALQLPGSRLKTALNARDMDLELELLGLGSIRTQQQRQLIDDLSNLSSPSRWNNNNSNRFGEMTPTNLEEIFGSPDSSYLSQLQGLSPRVTRASTPQMQSPTGHQMRQNMNQLRASYPTNASSSPARKAQPAYGFDSSAAVAAAVMNSRSSAFAKQRSQSFIDRGAVSHNRPAGFSSAAANSPSMMSSNQADWSSPTGKLEWGYQEDMNKLRKSASFGFGSGNGGSRNSGMHPSFVDEPDVSWVNSLVKDVSSTGAGLYSSDQKHNPGNGVQLPAWAEQMYIEQEQMVA; from the coding sequence ATGGATACTGGATTTCAAGAAAAGAAAGATAAGGTTTTGAAGAACTCATCTTTACTTGAGTTAGCTGCTGATAATAATCTTACAGCCTTTGTTaatgaaattgaagacaagggGTGTGATCTTGATGATGTTAGCTTCTGGTATGGTAGAAAATTTGGGTCTAAAAAGATGGGGTTTGAAGAAAGAACCCCTCTTATGATTGCTGCTCTTTATGGAAGTTTCGAGATTGTTGAGTATATTACTGGAGCTGGTGGAGTTGATGTTAACAGGGCTTCTTCTTCTGATTCAGCTACTGCTCTTCACTGTGCTGCTGCTGGTGGATCTGAAGGAGCTGCCAAGATTGTTAAGTTCTTGATTGATTCATCAGCTGATGTGAATTGTGTTGATGTTAATGGGAATAAGCCTGGTGATTTTATTCTCAAGTTTTCGCGAAAAAAGGAGCTGGAGATTTTGTTGACAGGGTGTGAGTCTGGAGAAGAGGATGCAAGAATTGAGCAAGTTGTTGAGAAGAAAGAGTATCCTGTTGATGTTGCTTTGCCTGATATTAATGTTGGTTTGTATGGCACTGATGATTTCAGGATGTATAGTTTTAAGGTTAAGCCTTGTTCCAGGGCTTATTCTCATGATTGGACTGAATGTCCTTTTGTGCATCCCGGTGAGAATGCTCGCCGTCGTGATCCAAAGAAGTTTACTTATAGTTGTGTGCCTTGTCCTGAATTTAGGAAAGGAAGTTGTGTGAAAGGAGATAATTGTGAGTATGCTCACGGAGTTTTCGAGTCTTGGTTACATCCAGCTCAGTATAGGACAAGGTTGTGTAAGGATGAGACAGGGTGTGGGAGGAAAGTGTGTTTTTTTGCACATAGAGTGGAGGAGTTGAGGCCTTTGTATGCTTCAACTGGATCAGCTATGCCTTCACCTAAATCAGGGATGGTTGGTTCAATGGATATGGGTAGTTTGAGTCCGAGAGGGATTGGTGGTTCTGCGACACCAATGTCTCCTTCCGTGGCTTGTTCATCTCCTATGGGTGGGAATTTGTGGCAGAACAAGGTGAATCTCACACCGCCTGCATTACAATTACCTGGTAGTAGATTGAAGACGGCTTTGAATGCTAGAGATATGGATTTGGAATTGGAGTTGCTTGGACTTGGAAGCATTAGAACTCAGCAACAAAGGCAATTGATTGATGATTTGTCTAATCTTTCTTCGCCATCAAGGTggaacaacaacaacagcaaccGGTTTGGGGAAATGACTCCTACAAACCTAGAAGAGATCTTTGGATCGCCTGATTCATCGTATCTGTCTCAATTGCAAGGCCTTTCACCGCGAGTTACCAGAGCCAGCACACCTCAAATGCAATCCCCAACTGGACATCAAATGCGCCAGAACATGAACCAGCTCAGAGCAAGCTACCCAACAAACGCCTCCTCCTCGCCAGCTAGAAAAGCACAACCCGCCTATGGCTTTGATTCATCCGCTGCAGTAGCAGCAGCAGTCATGAATTCCAGGTCCTCAGCGTTTGCCAAGCAGCGTAGCCAGAGCTTTATTGACCGCGGAGCTGTGAGTCACAACAGGCCTGCTGGATTTTCATCAGCAGCTGCGAATTCACCATCAATGATGTCTTCCAATCAGGCTGACTGGAGCTCACCAACTGGGAAACTAGAGTGGGGCTATCAAGAAGACATGAACAAGCTCCGTAAATCCGCCTCATTTGGATTTGGAAGTGGAAATGGAGGATCAAGAAACTCAGGAATGCATCCTTCATTCGTCGATGAGCCCGATGTTTCATGGGTCAATTCACTGGTGAAAGATGTTTCATCAACAGGGGCTGGCCTATACAGTTCAGACCAAAAACACAATCCAGGAAATGGTGTTCAGCTTCCAGCTTGGGCTGAGCAGATGTACATAGAGCAAGAACAGATGGTGGCATAA